A genome region from Cucurbita pepo subsp. pepo cultivar mu-cu-16 chromosome LG02, ASM280686v2, whole genome shotgun sequence includes the following:
- the LOC111787700 gene encoding basic blue protein-like — protein MARHEGSSGAVSMSTVAVAMALLLLLLGFEHDNAATTFVVGDSNGWNLGMEGWPNGKVFRAGDILRVRGDLSSTDNLQSASSKNRNRIHQTSQFQHLSFRSSQIMMNLA, from the exons ATGGCTCGACACGAGGGGAGCAGCGGAGCGGTTTCGATGAGCACGGTGGCTGTTGCAATGGCAttgctgctgttgctgcttGGCTTCGAACATGACAATGCTGCTACAACTTTTGTTGTTGGCGACTCGAACGGATGGAACCTGGGCATGGAGGGATGGCCTAATGGGAAGGTGTTTAGAGCCGGTGACATATTAA GGGTTCGTGGAGATCTTTCtagtacagataatcttcaatctgcatcgtCCAAAAatcgaaatcggatccatcaaacttctcaattccaacaTTTGAGCTTTCGATCTTCACAGATCATGATGAATCTCGCCTAA